Part of the Catalinimonas alkaloidigena genome is shown below.
TTAAATCATGATTGGACAATAAGCTATTCATTGTTCTTACAGCAATATGTTATGTCTTTTCATTGAGAGCAGCTCTTTGAATGAGTAATAGATGTAAATTATACTTAGTTATAAATCCTTGACTATGAATGGATAAAGTGTTAAATTTTATTAACACCAAAAACCCAAAACAATGAGTGCAATCGTAAGACTTAATAAATGGGCCAATGCACATACCAATATTGGCTTTGACACGCTACGCGTACTTTTAGGGGCATTTTTGATCTACAAAGGTATTCACTTCATGACGCATACGGAGATGCTGATTGATGTATTAAATCCGGTTGATACTTTTGGCTGGACCATGATCATAGTACATTATATTAGTATGACTCACCTTTTTGGAGGCTTACTCATCATTATTGGACTGCTGACAAGAGCAAGCATATTTTTCCAACTACCCATTTTAGTCTCAGCTGTGCTACTCAACTTTGTGGGTGAGATGATTGTCATTAACCTTCTTCAAGCCTCTGCCGCACTACTGGTTTCTGTATTCTTCCTGATCTATGGCTCAGGTAAACATTCTGTTGACTATACACTGAAGATTGGTATGTAGAAGAAGGATTATCTGACGATCTACTATACAAGTTTAGCATATCACCTGATAAACACTGTTTTGCTTGAGGACTAATCCATGTTTAATTTGATATTGACAAATAATTAAATGAATGGCAAAGTCTATCCAGAGAGCGTTTAACGAGCACCTGAAAAGTTTTGAAAAGAATGAGCTTGAAGCTGAGCTAACGAAGCTGTTGAGTAGAATACCTGAAAGCGTGAACGAGGTTAAAAAGAAAGGCTATGCATCCGGTACTTAATACCG
Proteins encoded:
- a CDS encoding DoxX family membrane protein encodes the protein MSAIVRLNKWANAHTNIGFDTLRVLLGAFLIYKGIHFMTHTEMLIDVLNPVDTFGWTMIIVHYISMTHLFGGLLIIIGLLTRASIFFQLPILVSAVLLNFVGEMIVINLLQASAALLVSVFFLIYGSGKHSVDYTLKIGM